Below is a window of Candidatus Neomarinimicrobiota bacterium DNA.
TGCCACATCTTCATCATCGATCCTTGCCTTTTTGTACTTCTTCTTTTTGGATTTGGTGTCCATCATGGCAAGGGTCTTCTTGATCGTGGACTCTATGGATTCCTTCTCCGGATGTTCCTTCCCAGTTTCGTCTTTGGAGACTCTGGGCCTTGCTCTCCTGCGTCTGGACTCTATCTGCGATTCTATCTCAGATATGTCAATTCTCCGCAGCTTCAGTTTGCTCTCCTTCTTCGGTTTCTCCTCCACCTCGACCACGGGGAATTCTCCAGCTTCCTCTCCGTCCGTCTTCTCGTCTCCGTCCTTAGCGGCAGCCGCCTCTTCTGCCATCTTCAATTCAACTTCCAATTCCAACTTCCTGGCCCGCTCTTTTTCCTCCAACTTTCGCTGCTCATCGGGCATCATGATTTCCAAGGTTTGGGCCGATTGCAGTCTCTCCTCGAACTTCCGCGAATGAATCTCTTTGCGTACCCTTTCCTTCCTGTATCTCTCGACCGTCTGGCGGTCCTTTTCAAATTCCTCAATGATTAGCTGGTAGGTCTGCTCGTCAACGGGACTCATATGACTTGAGGGTTCGACACCGTTCTTCTCCAGAAGTTCAATGATATCCTTGTGCGAAATGTTCAACTCTTTCGCAACCTGGAATATGCGACGCTTCGTGGATGTAACATCAGCCATTGGCGTTCCTATGCCTCCTCCAGCGCGGCATCGACAGATTCTTGGGAGGTCTCTTCGGTCGACTCTTGAACAAGTTCCCCATCCTTCTCCGCTTGCACACTCTTCATCTGGGATTCAATTCGTGAAGTTATATTCGCCAGGACTTTCTCACCCATGCCCTTGACCGCGAGCAAATCCTCTCTAGACGCACTGGAGAAGTCGGAGACCGTATGAAGCCCGGCCTGGTCCAGAAGTTCCAGCATCCGAGGAGTGAGTGCCTCCACCTGGTCCAGGTAGACCGCGCCGTCCTTTTTCACTCCTTCATACTCTGATTTTCTCACGGCATCAATCGCGTAACCCGTAACAGTGGCCGCCAGATTGATGTTGTGATAGCTCTTCCCCACCGCAGAATCCATCACGTCATCATCGAATAACGCAACACAGTACCGTTTCGCGTCATCAATGTAGAGATTGACCGGCTTGGCCGGGGACAGTGCCCGGGTGATCAACACTTCAGGCTGGGAGGTATAATTGATGACATCGATCTTCTCGCCATTCAATTCACGGACGATCGCCTGGATCCTGCTCCCTCTCATACCCACGCATGCCCCCACTGCGTCGATACGCTTGTCCGAAGACCTGACAATTATCTTCGAGCGATTACCTGCGGCCCTGGCAATTGCCAGGATTTCAATGATTCCGTCTTCAATTTCCGGAACTTCCATCTCGAAGAGCTTGGATAAGAACTGATTGTCACTTCTTGAGGCAATAATGTCCGGACCCTTCGGCGTCATCTCCACCGATTTGACGATGGCGCGAATGGTGTCACCCCTGCGAAACCGCTCCGATTCGATCTGCTCCTCTTTGGGAATTCTCAGTTCGCTCTGCTCTATATGCACGTAAATGTTATTCCTGTGAACCTGTCTAACGTCTCCGATGACAATTTCTCCCACGCGACCGTAATAATCCTCGAAGATGTATTTCTTCTCAACGTCCCGGATCCTCTGGGACAAGAACTGTTTCGCGGTGGCGATGAGTCTTCTGCCAAATATCGATGGATCGATGACTTCTATGAACGGGTCACCAATGTTAAGATCGGGTTCCAACTTCTGAGCCTTCACAAGGTCGATTTCCGTCACCAGGTCATCAACCTCTTCGACGATTGTCTTCTCATGATAAATCTCAATTTCCCCGCGATCGATGTTGACGATAACACTGCAGTTCGACCCTTCACCATACTGTTTCTCAAGGAGAACGAGGAACAAATCTTCCAGGATCGTACCGAGCTCCGTACGATCGACATTCTTCTCCCTCGCTATGTCAGAGAAACACTGAATGAGTAGCTTACTGTCCAATATCTTCTCCTTATTGAGTCCAAATCCCTACTACTTGAGGACCAATTTCGCTTCCACGACGGTCTCCAACGAAAGATGATGATCACCTCTCGGCCCCTGTATGTCAATCTTGTCCTCTGTCACATTCTTCAGGACACCTTCAACGGGGTTGGGAATGTGAGGATTCTTATGAAAGACCCGTAGCCGGCGGTTGATGTTTCTCTTGAATTGATACATCCGCGCTAGAGGATAATCCAGCCCTGGCGAAGTGACCTCCAGATGGAAGCCGTTGGGAAAGTGTTCTTCCATACCGGACCAATCCCTGATCCGCTTCGTGACCTCCTGGATCTCACCGATGGTGACGCCCTTCTCTGTATCCACCACCAGTTTCACCTTTGGAGATTTGGTTTCTGTGGATGCATGGTATTCGAGAAGCATCAAGCCACACACCGAAGCAACCTCCTGGAAAAACTTATCCAACTCCATTAGTCCCATCCCTTTCAAAGAGCCTGTACAAAAAAGTGGGCCACGACCCACCTTACATAGCGGTGCAATTTACCCGCTCCCCATCCCATTCGCAAGACAAATCCACCGTTTCTCCCGTCAATCCCGGCATCAATATGCCCCAGCCCGGATGGTCAACAAAAAACCTGAAACCGGCTTCCGCTCGTTCCGATAAAGTTCTGTGGAATTTAGGACTTGGTCTGACTTGCCGCGATCAGATCCAGATGATCCAGCAGATGGCGAGTAATGAGAAACTTATCATTCACCGTCTGCCTGGCCCTGGACCCCATTTCGCGTGACAAATCCTTGTCCTCAAGCAGCTGAACCACTCTTTCGGCGCAGCCAGGAATATCGGTGGGTTCCACAAGGAAACCGTTCACGCCATCTTCGATCTGATTGGGTATTCCCCCTACTCTGGAAGCCACAACAGGAGTTCCTTTCCAGAGCGCCTCAGTTACGACCATTCCAAATCCTTCCCTGGTGGATTTCTGAAGGATGACCGATGCGGACCGCTGAATCACATTCACCAGTACTGGATCATCCCCTCTTACAAAAATCACTTCCCCTTTTTCCAGATAGGGACGCGCGGTCTCGAGCATCCGGTTGTAAATCCGCACCCCTTCGGGATCATCACTGGCCAGATTATAGCAGAATAGGAGGCGGCAGTCCAGTTGTTTTCGAACTTCCAAGAAGACCTGAAGAACGCCCTCGGGGTCTTTCCAGGGATCGAATCGCGAGACCTGGGCCACAATGGGCTTGTCCGTGGGAATTCTCTCCTTCGCCAAGTACGCCTCAACGGTCTTTGCGGAAAGCTCTCTGTTTTTCGACGACAGCGGATCAATGGAGGGAAAGACAATCCGCTGGTCTACAGGCAATTCCGGTCGCCTGTATTGCTCACCCGAGATCACCATTTTGCCGTACTGGAGAATGAAAGGCTCCACAATACTCCACGACTCTTCATCCGGATGGGTGATGTCAATATGGCACCGCCAGATCCAGGAAGCGGAATTGTCCACGAAACGGACAAGGGGCAGGGGCTGAGGGTCGTGAATAAAAAGGCAGTCATGCTGAAGATCGGCAAAGCGGCTGAATTTTTCACTCGTGAACGCGTAGAGCGAGATTTCTTCATCCGTAAAACTCAAATCCATTCCCTGGATACCGTTGTGGAGTTTCTTCGTTACCTCGAAAAAGTCGGGAGTACCGTGGAGAACTCTCCAATCGGTTCGCAACCCAATGTCGTTCATGAGCAACACAAGGTTATCGAGAATCTCCGCCACCCCACCACCGAAGGCCGTCGCATTCACATGGGCGACGGTGATATCAGACAGATCCGCGGCCTTCTTGCGAATCTGCTCAAGAATTTCATCACCCACGATACCGCGATAATCGTCGAGATGCTTCACGAAAGTTCCCGACTACTGCTGCGCTCTCACTTTTTTCCACCAAAAAGGGACCGTGGCGAGGCCCGCCAGAACGTAAATCCAACCGGTGAAAGGGGACTCAGTGGGATCATGGAGCATGACCTTTGCAATTCCAATGAGAAGGAGAAACATCGTGGCCGCCGTGGTCACCACCAGATATGCTCCTTCCCGTAACATGCGCCCGGGGTGACCCGGGGCAATACCCTTCCTTAAGGCCGTTTTCTTCCACCAGCCCGGGGGATTTACCCTTTCGTAGAACGCGTCGAGAACCACGGGATCCGTTTCCCGGGTTGACAATGTCACGGCCAACACGATTCCGGTAGAGGAGACTGACATAAGAAGCAATCTTAGCCATTCCGCATCGACAGTGAAGAGGATTATCGGCGCTATGAGAAGTGAGGCCGCCATGGCGGCAAGCTCGGAATAGAGATTGATTCGTTCCCAGAGCCATCTCAGCACAAGAACCGACCCCGTCCCCGCCCCGAATAACAGGGAGATGTACCAGGCTGTCTGGATGGAACCAAGGTTGGCCATGATGGTAAGGGCAATGGCGAGAATGAGGAGATTGGACAGGCGAGCCACGATGACCAGTTCCCTGGAAGACGGTTTTCTTTTGAGCCAGTGCCGGTTAATCAGTCTCAAGTAGATGTCGTTGCTCCAGTAACTTGCTCCCCATGTGAGATGGGTGTCGATGGTGGATGCAAGAGCAGCCAGCAGCCCCGTGAGCATGAGTCCTCTTATTCCCACCGGGAGCAGATCCCTGATGCCCGTGGCAAACAGTATTTCCCGGCCTGCGACGAAGGTCTCCCCGCCCGCGGAGGATGGATCGTAGGGATAAAGAACAAGAAGGGCAATGCCGATGGGAAGCCAGAAGAGACTTCGAACAAGAATCTGGGCAACGGTAAATATGAATCCCGCAGTTCTTGCCCCTCTGTCTGTGCGGCAGGCCATGGTACGTTGGGCAAGGTATCCGGTGCCGTCGCTGTTCATCTGGAAGAACCACTGGAGGCTGATAAGCACCAGGAACGGAAGGAATGCCTCCCAGGTCGAGGGACGGAAAGAAAGAATCTCGCTCGCTCTTGCCTGCCCATAAAGACTGACCAACGATTCAATCATTCCGTTGAGACCCCCGGCTTTGGACACGGCGATGACCGCGAACGCAAGGGTACCCAGCATAGCGATAGAAAACTGCACGATATCGGTGGCGATAACGCTCCTCAGCCCGCCTGTGGTGGAGTAAAGTGTCGTGAAAGCCAGGATGGCCAGGATACTTATGATGTTGTTGGTAGTAGCTACGTATATGTCCAATCCCGTTGTTCCGGACGCCAGGGAAACACCAACAGTTTTGACCCATCCATAAATGAGGTCGTACATGCCCGAGGGGAGCCATTCATGCCAGAACAGGAAAGTCTCCGATATTCGGGTTGCCGCCACCAGCACCATGGCCATGACGGTGCAGTTAATCACGGTTCCGTAATAGATGGCTTTCAGCGCCCTCAGGGTCAGGACACCCTTTCCGCTGTAGCGGATTTCAGTGAACTCTGCGTCCGTCAGCACCATGGCACGCCGCCAGGCCCGGCCGAGAACGAAGCCCATCATCAGGAAGGCCAGGGCGTAAATCCAGAGTCGCCACAGCATGAAAATGCCACCTACGGCAATGAGTCCCGTCACCAGAAGGGGAGTATCCGCCGCGTATTGCGTGGCAGCCATACTGAAGCCCGCTTTCCACCCGGCGATCGTCCGTCCCGCGAGAAAATACTCCGTAAGGTTCCTGGAAGCCTTTGATTTGGCCCGGAAACCGGCGCTGATACTGTAAGCCACAAAGGCTAGAACGATAAAGAGGTCAATCATACGTTTCTGAATGTTTCAACTGTGGAAGTGCGAAAGATGAGAAAAATGGGACTGAATAGCGACCCCGATTCCCCCTACCCGGGTCGCAGTGATGCCACCTTCAGTCTGGAGGAGAGCTCATCCACCTGTTCCTCAATCAGTCTGTGGGGAGAGTCAAGGCCTTCAAGGCGGTCCAGGATTGTGGAGGCCTTTTCAAGGTCTCCCGACCGGACCCAGTTGGCGGCGGCGTTGATCTCGTTCTGCTGAGCCTCGAACGGGAATTCGGCCATGGAGGAGGCACGTTGAAACAATCGAGCAGCCTCAGCATACCGTTCCTCCGATTCCGCAATGCCCGCAAGAATCTGTACGGATGCAGTGAGAAGAGATTCACTCTTCCCCTTCTCTCCGTATTTCCTGAGTAACCTCTCCGCTTCTCCGAAATTGTCTATCGAAAGGTGCGCCTTCCCCATGTGGAAAAGAGCCTCACTCGCCTCCCGAGACCTGGGATACTCGGCAATGAGGAGATCAAAATCGTCTACCGCTCCTGAGTAATCCCCACCGTCATAGCTTACCTGACCCCTCGCAAGGAGTTCACTTGCGGCTCTCTGGTCGGAACGGTTCCAGGCCGATCCTACAAGAATGACGATAATCGATACAAGAACCACGCCC
It encodes the following:
- the nusA gene encoding transcription termination factor NusA produces the protein MDSKLLIQCFSDIAREKNVDRTELGTILEDLFLVLLEKQYGEGSNCSVIVNIDRGEIEIYHEKTIVEEVDDLVTEIDLVKAQKLEPDLNIGDPFIEVIDPSIFGRRLIATAKQFLSQRIRDVEKKYIFEDYYGRVGEIVIGDVRQVHRNNIYVHIEQSELRIPKEEQIESERFRRGDTIRAIVKSVEMTPKGPDIIASRSDNQFLSKLFEMEVPEIEDGIIEILAIARAAGNRSKIIVRSSDKRIDAVGACVGMRGSRIQAIVRELNGEKIDVINYTSQPEVLITRALSPAKPVNLYIDDAKRYCVALFDDDVMDSAVGKSYHNINLAATVTGYAIDAVRKSEYEGVKKDGAVYLDQVEALTPRMLELLDQAGLHTVSDFSSASREDLLAVKGMGEKVLANITSRIESQMKSVQAEKDGELVQESTEETSQESVDAALEEA
- a CDS encoding glycosyltransferase, with product MKHLDDYRGIVGDEILEQIRKKAADLSDITVAHVNATAFGGGVAEILDNLVLLMNDIGLRTDWRVLHGTPDFFEVTKKLHNGIQGMDLSFTDEEISLYAFTSEKFSRFADLQHDCLFIHDPQPLPLVRFVDNSASWIWRCHIDITHPDEESWSIVEPFILQYGKMVISGEQYRRPELPVDQRIVFPSIDPLSSKNRELSAKTVEAYLAKERIPTDKPIVAQVSRFDPWKDPEGVLQVFLEVRKQLDCRLLFCYNLASDDPEGVRIYNRMLETARPYLEKGEVIFVRGDDPVLVNVIQRSASVILQKSTREGFGMVVTEALWKGTPVVASRVGGIPNQIEDGVNGFLVEPTDIPGCAERVVQLLEDKDLSREMGSRARQTVNDKFLITRHLLDHLDLIAASQTKS
- a CDS encoding sodium:solute symporter family protein, producing MIDLFIVLAFVAYSISAGFRAKSKASRNLTEYFLAGRTIAGWKAGFSMAATQYAADTPLLVTGLIAVGGIFMLWRLWIYALAFLMMGFVLGRAWRRAMVLTDAEFTEIRYSGKGVLTLRALKAIYYGTVINCTVMAMVLVAATRISETFLFWHEWLPSGMYDLIYGWVKTVGVSLASGTTGLDIYVATTNNIISILAILAFTTLYSTTGGLRSVIATDIVQFSIAMLGTLAFAVIAVSKAGGLNGMIESLVSLYGQARASEILSFRPSTWEAFLPFLVLISLQWFFQMNSDGTGYLAQRTMACRTDRGARTAGFIFTVAQILVRSLFWLPIGIALLVLYPYDPSSAGGETFVAGREILFATGIRDLLPVGIRGLMLTGLLAALASTIDTHLTWGASYWSNDIYLRLINRHWLKRKPSSRELVIVARLSNLLILAIALTIMANLGSIQTAWYISLLFGAGTGSVLVLRWLWERINLYSELAAMAASLLIAPIILFTVDAEWLRLLLMSVSSTGIVLAVTLSTRETDPVVLDAFYERVNPPGWWKKTALRKGIAPGHPGRMLREGAYLVVTTAATMFLLLIGIAKVMLHDPTESPFTGWIYVLAGLATVPFWWKKVRAQQ
- a CDS encoding tetratricopeptide repeat protein, which produces MLRPKKKITKRDIKRDPLLEALYSAQKFLERNRIRLLALLGVVLVSIIVILVGSAWNRSDQRAASELLARGQVSYDGGDYSGAVDDFDLLIAEYPRSREASEALFHMGKAHLSIDNFGEAERLLRKYGEKGKSESLLTASVQILAGIAESEERYAEAARLFQRASSMAEFPFEAQQNEINAAANWVRSGDLEKASTILDRLEGLDSPHRLIEEQVDELSSRLKVASLRPG